From Suncus etruscus isolate mSunEtr1 chromosome 6, mSunEtr1.pri.cur, whole genome shotgun sequence, one genomic window encodes:
- the LOC126011212 gene encoding olfactory receptor 2A5-like codes for MLIRGWKNQSSVTEFILLGFSRNPRTNWILFFLFLFVYLFTVLGNGLIVTLIRIDVRLHTPMYFFLSILSLLDLSYATTTVPQMLVILISKNKTISFVGCVVQMYIFLTLGITETWIFAAMAYDRYVAICYPLHYGVKMGQTLCILLAISSALCGLICALVYTVFAMKLPYCGPNEINHFFCEIPAVLKLACADTSLNDQVDFILGFILLLIPLSLILASYVRIFMAILKIRSTQGRIKAFSTCASHITVVTMFCIPCMIMYMRPGSEASPEDDKKLALFYNVISAFLNPIIYSLRNKDVKRAFLKLIGKSEDTQ; via the coding sequence ATGCTTATTCGAGGATGGAAAAATCAGAGCTCTGTAACTGAATTTATCCTCCTGGGATTCTCCAGAAACCCCAGAACCAATTGGatcctattttttctcttcctctttgtcTATTTGTTTACTGTCTTGGGCAATGGACTCATTGTAACCCTGATCAGAATAGATGTACGCCTCCACacacccatgtacttcttcctcagcATCCTATCTCTGCTGGACCTCAGCTATGCCACCACCACTGTGCCCCAGATGTTGGTTATTCTCATAAGCAAAAACAAGACCATCTCCTTTGTTGGCTGTGTGGTCCAGATGTATATTTTTCTGACTTTGGGTATTACTGAGACCTGGATTTTTGCAGCCATGGCATATGACAGATATGTTGCCATCTGCTATCCACTCCACTATGGGGTGAAAATGGGTCAAACACTGTGTATACTCTTAGCAATCAGCTCTGCTCTTTGTGGTCTCATTTGTGCTCTTGTCTACACTGTCTTTGCCATGAAACTGCCCTACTGCGGCCCCAATGAAATCAACCACTTCTTTTGTGAAATTCCTGCTGTCTTGAAGTTGGCCTGTGCAGATACATCCCTCAATGACCAAGTGGACTTTATCTTGGGTTTCATCTTGCTCCTAATCCCATTATCACTCATTCTAGCTTCATATGTTCGCATCTTCATGGCTATTCTAAAGATTCGCTCTACACAAGGGCGAATTAAGGCTTTCTCTACCTGTGCTTCCCATATCACAGTGGTCACCATGTTCTGTATTCCATGCATGATTATGTACATGAGGCCTGGCTCTGAAGCCTCACCTGAGGATGACAAGAAGTTGGCCCTGTTTTACAATGTAATTTCTGCTTTTCTCAACCCTATAATCTATAGTCTCCGTAACAAGGATGTGAAGAGGGCTTTTCTCAAATTGATTGGAAAAAGTGAAGATACTCAATAG